The Vicia villosa cultivar HV-30 ecotype Madison, WI linkage group LG1, Vvil1.0, whole genome shotgun sequence genome includes a region encoding these proteins:
- the LOC131639733 gene encoding uncharacterized protein LOC131639733 isoform X3 — protein MSPAGKLWWLCRCVDESLSRYTEPHAFVSTSKENEKEILIASSQVVRKIQLRIREFGSLSKEQSCGSEKHCSVHQCLPKIVTKMVNLLGVENEFVQHVAGNALVLISEFMFTTGNNWDEFVNLLCCSFEMAFTRMLPCLSENNNFDSPDVDFALQHGLMSCGWSTVAGIIGVLRVICKHLKEDYDDELVKVYYDSVNSCLLKMPWNLLDECWSCDSVSTKKSLPVNELHLSNLGAMDPGIRFLGTFLQLLCTLVDRNDSVETGCDSADKHPLFVTVMNLIPRLVKWCLRKQEDNFETCIIHYMKHKLLILMIRVGSLSCLDCSDSFSWLEILHNYFQELLLQPLTQFVSAQCDCLEGSPFLLSLADGETYGMSSSHLQRQAIFLLLDCSISLISQRGSKENHSDCSALSSYFTNNPDPEFDHFHIKKGLLELYKWIQQHLPSEVSINRENYSEICMNFMSSFLQLYLHEDDLLFEVLLQLLSISSCLQQLSGRKDFAYQDVKRDLHFDLCDIFNPVYLFHLFLSEIHYDHQVLLDYLISKDTGISCVKYLLRCMHLICNSWKLFVEFPLSGELVNQSSCKRRKLSGDDLQFVADEMPSSADNNGSIELHIKNFKEDNEYDFKHHNIEQFKKAAECLLSLKNSIGNLHQKSLFPYNPEVLLRR, from the exons ATGTCTCCGGCCGGTAAACTGTGGTGGCTCTGCCGCTGTGTCGACGAGTCTCTGAGCCGCTACACA GAACCACACGCGTTCGTTTCAACGAGCAAAGAGAACGAGAAGGAAATTCTAATCGCTTCTTCTCAG GTCGTGAGGAAAATTCAGCTGCGAATTCGTGAATTTGGTTCTTTAAGTAAAGAGCAATCGTGCGGTTCAGAGAAGCATTGTTCCGTCCATCAATGTCTACCGAAAATTGTGACTAAAATG GTGAATTTGTTAGGCGTTGAAAATGAATTTGTTCAACACGTCGCGGGCAATGCTCTTGTCTTAATTTCAGAGTTCATGTTTACGACA GGGAACAATTGGGATGAGTTCGTCAATTTGTTATGCTGTTCCTTTGAAATGGCTTTTACTAGAATGCTCCCGTGTTTGTCTGAAAATAATAACTTTGATTCTCCTGATGTTGATTTTGCGCTGCAACATGGGCTGATGAGTTGTGGTTGGTCTACTGTGGCTGGTATCATTGGAGTGCTTCGTGTTATATGTAAACATTTGAAGGAGGATTATGATGATGAACTTGTCAAAGTGTACTATGACTCCGTTAATTCTTGTCTTCTGAAAATGCCTTGGAATTTGTTGGATGAGTGTTGGAGTTGTGACAGTGTTAGCACGAAGAAAAGCTTGCCGGTGAATGAACTGCATCTCAGTAATTTGGGTGCCATGGATCCTGGAATCAGATTTCTTGGGACTTTTCTCCAGTTACTATGCACTTTAGTTGACCGGAATGATTCTGTGGAAACTGGTTGTGATTCTGCTGACAAACATCCACTATTTGTCACAGTAATGAATCTTATACCTAGACTTGTAAAGTGGTGTCTCCGCAAGCAAGAAGACAATTTTGAGACTTGCATCATCCATTACATGAAACATAAATTGCTG ATTCTGATGATCAGGGTTGGCTCACTCTCGTGTCTGGACTGTTCAGACTCTTTTTCTTGGCTTGAAATCCTTCATAACTACTTTCAAGAGCTTCTGCTACAACCTTTAACTCAATTTGTGTCTGCTCAATGTGATTGTCTTGAAGGCTCTCCATTTTTATTGAGCTTGGCTGATGGAGAAACATATGGGATGTCTTCCAGCCATCTACAAAGACAAGCTATTTTCCTCTTACTGGATTGTTCTATCAGTTTGATCAGTCAAAGAGGATCAAAGGAAAACCACAGTGATTGTTCGGCTTTAAGCTCATATTTTACCAATAACCCAGATCCAGAGTTTGATCACTTTCACATTAAAAAGGGATTACTAGAGCTTTACAAGTGGATTCAACAACATCTTCCAAGTGAGGTCTCTATCAACCGTGAAAACTACTCAGAGATATGTATGAACTTCATGTCATCTTTTCTCCAGCTATATCTTCATGAG GATGATCTATTGTTTGAAGTGCTTTTGCAATTGCTGAGCATATCATCTTGTCTCCAGCAACT GTCTGGAAGAAAAGATTTTGCATACCAGGATGTAAAGAGAGACCTTCATTTTGATCTGTGTGACATTTTTAATCCCGTGTACCTTTTCCATCTGTTTCTTTCAGAG ATACACTATGATCATCAAGTGCTTCTTGACTATCTCATTTCAAAAGATACTGGAATAAGCTGTGTTAAATATCTTCTAAG ATGCATGCATTTGATATGCAACTCATGGAAATTATTTGTGGAATTTCCATTATCTGGAGAACTTGTAAATCAATCATCttgcaagagaagaaaactttCAGGGGATGATCTACAGTTTGTTGCTGATGAAATGCCTTCTTCAGCTGACAATAATGGCAGTATTGAATTGCATATCAAGAATTTTAAGGAAGATAATGAATATGACTTCAAGCACCATAACATTGAACAATTCAAGAAAGCTGCAGAATGTTTACTATCTTTAAAGAATTCCATTGGCAATCTTCATCAAAAGAGCCTGTTTCCCTATAATCCTGAAGTGCTTCTGAGACG GTAG
- the LOC131639733 gene encoding uncharacterized protein LOC131639733 isoform X2 has protein sequence MSPAGKLWWLCRCVDESLSRYTEPHAFVSTSKENEKEILIASSQVVRKIQLRIREFGSLSKEQSCGSEKHCSVHQCLPKIVTKMVNLLGVENEFVQHVAGNALVLISEFMFTTGNNWDEFVNLLCCSFEMAFTRMLPCLSENNNFDSPDVDFALQHGLMSCGWSTVAGIIGVLRVICKHLKEDYDDELVKVYYDSVNSCLLKMPWNLLDECWSCDSVSTKKSLPVNELHLSNLGAMDPGIRFLGTFLQLLCTLVDRNDSVETGCDSADKHPLFVTVMNLIPRLVKWCLRKQEDNFETCIIHYMKHKLLILMIRVGSLSCLDCSDSFSWLEILHNYFQELLLQPLTQFVSAQCDCLEGSPFLLSLADGETYGMSSSHLQRQAIFLLLDCSISLISQRGSKENHSDCSALSSYFTNNPDPEFDHFHIKKGLLELYKWIQQHLPSEVSINRENYSEICMNFMSSFLQLYLHEDDLLFEVLLQLLSISSCLQQLSGRKDFAYQDVKRDLHFDLCDIFNPVYLFHLFLSEIHYDHQVLLDYLISKDTGISCVKYLLRCMHLICNSWKLFVEFPLSGELVNQSSCKRRKLSGDDLQFVADEMPSSADNNGSIELHIKNFKEDNEYDFKHHNIEQFKKAAECLLSLKNSIGNLHQKSLFPYNPEVLLRRLGRFQELCCQEKLFDRQKLE, from the exons ATGTCTCCGGCCGGTAAACTGTGGTGGCTCTGCCGCTGTGTCGACGAGTCTCTGAGCCGCTACACA GAACCACACGCGTTCGTTTCAACGAGCAAAGAGAACGAGAAGGAAATTCTAATCGCTTCTTCTCAG GTCGTGAGGAAAATTCAGCTGCGAATTCGTGAATTTGGTTCTTTAAGTAAAGAGCAATCGTGCGGTTCAGAGAAGCATTGTTCCGTCCATCAATGTCTACCGAAAATTGTGACTAAAATG GTGAATTTGTTAGGCGTTGAAAATGAATTTGTTCAACACGTCGCGGGCAATGCTCTTGTCTTAATTTCAGAGTTCATGTTTACGACA GGGAACAATTGGGATGAGTTCGTCAATTTGTTATGCTGTTCCTTTGAAATGGCTTTTACTAGAATGCTCCCGTGTTTGTCTGAAAATAATAACTTTGATTCTCCTGATGTTGATTTTGCGCTGCAACATGGGCTGATGAGTTGTGGTTGGTCTACTGTGGCTGGTATCATTGGAGTGCTTCGTGTTATATGTAAACATTTGAAGGAGGATTATGATGATGAACTTGTCAAAGTGTACTATGACTCCGTTAATTCTTGTCTTCTGAAAATGCCTTGGAATTTGTTGGATGAGTGTTGGAGTTGTGACAGTGTTAGCACGAAGAAAAGCTTGCCGGTGAATGAACTGCATCTCAGTAATTTGGGTGCCATGGATCCTGGAATCAGATTTCTTGGGACTTTTCTCCAGTTACTATGCACTTTAGTTGACCGGAATGATTCTGTGGAAACTGGTTGTGATTCTGCTGACAAACATCCACTATTTGTCACAGTAATGAATCTTATACCTAGACTTGTAAAGTGGTGTCTCCGCAAGCAAGAAGACAATTTTGAGACTTGCATCATCCATTACATGAAACATAAATTGCTG ATTCTGATGATCAGGGTTGGCTCACTCTCGTGTCTGGACTGTTCAGACTCTTTTTCTTGGCTTGAAATCCTTCATAACTACTTTCAAGAGCTTCTGCTACAACCTTTAACTCAATTTGTGTCTGCTCAATGTGATTGTCTTGAAGGCTCTCCATTTTTATTGAGCTTGGCTGATGGAGAAACATATGGGATGTCTTCCAGCCATCTACAAAGACAAGCTATTTTCCTCTTACTGGATTGTTCTATCAGTTTGATCAGTCAAAGAGGATCAAAGGAAAACCACAGTGATTGTTCGGCTTTAAGCTCATATTTTACCAATAACCCAGATCCAGAGTTTGATCACTTTCACATTAAAAAGGGATTACTAGAGCTTTACAAGTGGATTCAACAACATCTTCCAAGTGAGGTCTCTATCAACCGTGAAAACTACTCAGAGATATGTATGAACTTCATGTCATCTTTTCTCCAGCTATATCTTCATGAG GATGATCTATTGTTTGAAGTGCTTTTGCAATTGCTGAGCATATCATCTTGTCTCCAGCAACT GTCTGGAAGAAAAGATTTTGCATACCAGGATGTAAAGAGAGACCTTCATTTTGATCTGTGTGACATTTTTAATCCCGTGTACCTTTTCCATCTGTTTCTTTCAGAG ATACACTATGATCATCAAGTGCTTCTTGACTATCTCATTTCAAAAGATACTGGAATAAGCTGTGTTAAATATCTTCTAAG ATGCATGCATTTGATATGCAACTCATGGAAATTATTTGTGGAATTTCCATTATCTGGAGAACTTGTAAATCAATCATCttgcaagagaagaaaactttCAGGGGATGATCTACAGTTTGTTGCTGATGAAATGCCTTCTTCAGCTGACAATAATGGCAGTATTGAATTGCATATCAAGAATTTTAAGGAAGATAATGAATATGACTTCAAGCACCATAACATTGAACAATTCAAGAAAGCTGCAGAATGTTTACTATCTTTAAAGAATTCCATTGGCAATCTTCATCAAAAGAGCCTGTTTCCCTATAATCCTGAAGTGCTTCTGAGACG TCTTGGAAGATTTCAAGAGTTATGCTGCCAGGAAAAGTTATTCGACAGACAGAAACTTGA GTAG
- the LOC131639733 gene encoding uncharacterized protein LOC131639733 isoform X1 — MSPAGKLWWLCRCVDESLSRYTEPHAFVSTSKENEKEILIASSQVVRKIQLRIREFGSLSKEQSCGSEKHCSVHQCLPKIVTKMVNLLGVENEFVQHVAGNALVLISEFMFTTGNNWDEFVNLLCCSFEMAFTRMLPCLSENNNFDSPDVDFALQHGLMSCGWSTVAGIIGVLRVICKHLKEDYDDELVKVYYDSVNSCLLKMPWNLLDECWSCDSVSTKKSLPVNELHLSNLGAMDPGIRFLGTFLQLLCTLVDRNDSVETGCDSADKHPLFVTVMNLIPRLVKWCLRKQEDNFETCIIHYMKHKLLILMIRVGSLSCLDCSDSFSWLEILHNYFQELLLQPLTQFVSAQCDCLEGSPFLLSLADGETYGMSSSHLQRQAIFLLLDCSISLISQRGSKENHSDCSALSSYFTNNPDPEFDHFHIKKGLLELYKWIQQHLPSEVSINRENYSEICMNFMSSFLQLYLHEDDLLFEVLLQLLSISSCLQQLSGRKDFAYQDVKRDLHFDLCDIFNPVYLFHLFLSEIHYDHQVLLDYLISKDTGISCVKYLLRCMHLICNSWKLFVEFPLSGELVNQSSCKRRKLSGDDLQFVADEMPSSADNNGSIELHIKNFKEDNEYDFKHHNIEQFKKAAECLLSLKNSIGNLHQKSLFPYNPEVLLRRLGRFQELCCQEKLFDRQKLE; from the exons ATGTCTCCGGCCGGTAAACTGTGGTGGCTCTGCCGCTGTGTCGACGAGTCTCTGAGCCGCTACACA GAACCACACGCGTTCGTTTCAACGAGCAAAGAGAACGAGAAGGAAATTCTAATCGCTTCTTCTCAG GTCGTGAGGAAAATTCAGCTGCGAATTCGTGAATTTGGTTCTTTAAGTAAAGAGCAATCGTGCGGTTCAGAGAAGCATTGTTCCGTCCATCAATGTCTACCGAAAATTGTGACTAAAATG GTGAATTTGTTAGGCGTTGAAAATGAATTTGTTCAACACGTCGCGGGCAATGCTCTTGTCTTAATTTCAGAGTTCATGTTTACGACA GGGAACAATTGGGATGAGTTCGTCAATTTGTTATGCTGTTCCTTTGAAATGGCTTTTACTAGAATGCTCCCGTGTTTGTCTGAAAATAATAACTTTGATTCTCCTGATGTTGATTTTGCGCTGCAACATGGGCTGATGAGTTGTGGTTGGTCTACTGTGGCTGGTATCATTGGAGTGCTTCGTGTTATATGTAAACATTTGAAGGAGGATTATGATGATGAACTTGTCAAAGTGTACTATGACTCCGTTAATTCTTGTCTTCTGAAAATGCCTTGGAATTTGTTGGATGAGTGTTGGAGTTGTGACAGTGTTAGCACGAAGAAAAGCTTGCCGGTGAATGAACTGCATCTCAGTAATTTGGGTGCCATGGATCCTGGAATCAGATTTCTTGGGACTTTTCTCCAGTTACTATGCACTTTAGTTGACCGGAATGATTCTGTGGAAACTGGTTGTGATTCTGCTGACAAACATCCACTATTTGTCACAGTAATGAATCTTATACCTAGACTTGTAAAGTGGTGTCTCCGCAAGCAAGAAGACAATTTTGAGACTTGCATCATCCATTACATGAAACATAAATTGCTG ATTCTGATGATCAGGGTTGGCTCACTCTCGTGTCTGGACTGTTCAGACTCTTTTTCTTGGCTTGAAATCCTTCATAACTACTTTCAAGAGCTTCTGCTACAACCTTTAACTCAATTTGTGTCTGCTCAATGTGATTGTCTTGAAGGCTCTCCATTTTTATTGAGCTTGGCTGATGGAGAAACATATGGGATGTCTTCCAGCCATCTACAAAGACAAGCTATTTTCCTCTTACTGGATTGTTCTATCAGTTTGATCAGTCAAAGAGGATCAAAGGAAAACCACAGTGATTGTTCGGCTTTAAGCTCATATTTTACCAATAACCCAGATCCAGAGTTTGATCACTTTCACATTAAAAAGGGATTACTAGAGCTTTACAAGTGGATTCAACAACATCTTCCAAGTGAGGTCTCTATCAACCGTGAAAACTACTCAGAGATATGTATGAACTTCATGTCATCTTTTCTCCAGCTATATCTTCATGAG GATGATCTATTGTTTGAAGTGCTTTTGCAATTGCTGAGCATATCATCTTGTCTCCAGCAACT GTCTGGAAGAAAAGATTTTGCATACCAGGATGTAAAGAGAGACCTTCATTTTGATCTGTGTGACATTTTTAATCCCGTGTACCTTTTCCATCTGTTTCTTTCAGAG ATACACTATGATCATCAAGTGCTTCTTGACTATCTCATTTCAAAAGATACTGGAATAAGCTGTGTTAAATATCTTCTAAG ATGCATGCATTTGATATGCAACTCATGGAAATTATTTGTGGAATTTCCATTATCTGGAGAACTTGTAAATCAATCATCttgcaagagaagaaaactttCAGGGGATGATCTACAGTTTGTTGCTGATGAAATGCCTTCTTCAGCTGACAATAATGGCAGTATTGAATTGCATATCAAGAATTTTAAGGAAGATAATGAATATGACTTCAAGCACCATAACATTGAACAATTCAAGAAAGCTGCAGAATGTTTACTATCTTTAAAGAATTCCATTGGCAATCTTCATCAAAAGAGCCTGTTTCCCTATAATCCTGAAGTGCTTCTGAGACG TCTTGGAAGATTTCAAGAGTTATGCTGCCAGGAAAAGTTATTCGACAGACAGAAACTTGAGTAA